Below is a genomic region from Erigeron canadensis isolate Cc75 chromosome 7, C_canadensis_v1, whole genome shotgun sequence.
atCGTACTTTTGTTCTTTAAATATAGTAATGGCtatgttggaacttgtactgtgtgcaattgtgcttatctgtgcatcccgtatattccgctttagcggggtgttacacctATCCTTCCAAACCCATTTATTAGCCACATTATTAACCAAGGAAGGAGCAGCTAAATTCGGAAATTGATTACTCCATTCATTCGGCCAACTCCATGCTTCATTAGAAACAATGTTCCCAACACAAGCATTTAAAGTAAAACCAGCATTTGTAATCATCCCGGGCGAAAGAGACGTAATTAGCGGACTAAAGTCGCACCAATTATCATACCAAGCAGAAGTTGAACGTCCATTACCTACCTGAATCCAGAAGAAGCTCCGTAGTACAGGTCTAATTTGTAATATTTTATGCCAACTCCAAGTCATATTACCTCGACATGGGATTTCCCAAAATTTCTGTCCTTTGATCTTATACATGTGAATCCATTTGACCCACAAAGATTCCTTACAAGTTTACAAGTTACACACATGCACCGAGAGAAGAGCAATATTAAAATCATGCAAACTACGAATGCCCAATCCTCCTTCATTTTTCGATAAGCACACAACATCCCAAGCAACCTTAGATTTTCCTTTCTGCAAAGATCCTTGAGACCAGAGAAAGTTCCTTAAAACCTGTTCGATTTCCTTAATCACCCCGTCAGGTAACATAGACATTGTAGCCCAGTACACATGCATAGATGACAAGACAGATTGAACAAGTTGAAGCCTTCCCGCAAAggacaaaaatttatttttccaaTCAGATACACGATTTCTGACTCTTTCAATCAAGCCACAACAATCTCTATAAATTTGTAACATCCCCAACATTTTATGTCAACCATTGACCATGTCGTT
It encodes:
- the LOC122608979 gene encoding uncharacterized protein LOC122608979, with product MLGMLQIYRDCCGLIERVRNRVSDWKNKFLSFAGRLQLVQSVLSSMHVYWATMSMLPDGVIKEIEQVLRNFLWSQGSLQKGKSKVAWDVVCLSKNEGGLGIRSLHDFNIALLSVGNGRSTSAWYDNWCDFSPLITSLSPGMITNAGFTLNACVGNIVSNEAWSWPNEWSNQFPNLAAPSLVNNVANKWVWSDVCGFTGNQPVHIDWESILAAIIPESKKKTIDIIVMKLILAATSYFIWQERNARLFRQEERPVHKLTEIIIATVHMKLISMKFKNNSKVLKHLETWKIPLGMLNLA